From a region of the Panicum virgatum strain AP13 chromosome 2K, P.virgatum_v5, whole genome shotgun sequence genome:
- the LOC120694609 gene encoding pectin acetylesterase 12-like: MAGGSSEPKASMRSHSSPNLFVPPHLPPSLHGAVIPLPHPHEAGDALLPHTCNAAPGRGTPRCTFRLALRYRISIGHCQPAARRALALLCSASAYKFLPWPLPRSPFFSSLRRHLPSLPDPFFPVLTPPPRRGGTEQSRGGQRTMASRVVAVILAVLVGASAAAPGSEPWWNETQVYGTDANSGGSTGVFVGLTLIQSAAAKGAVCLDGSLPGYHLHRGFGSGANSWLVNLEGGGWCNDVSSCVLRKGNRRGSSNHMERQLQFTGIMSNRPEENPDFYNWNRVKVRYCDGGSFTGDGSNSAAGLYFRGQRIWQAAMDDLMAQGMRYANQALLAGCSAGGVSTILHCDEFRGLFPSNTRVKCLADAGMFLDTVDVSGRREMRSFFNGIVRLQGSGRSLPRSCTSRMDKTSCFFPQNVVPNIQTPTFILNTAYDVWQLQQSVAPKTADPQGLWSKCRTNHAYCNSNQLQFLQGFRNQMLDSVRGFSASRQNGMFINSCFAHCQSERQDTWYANNSPRLGNKRIAEAVGDWFFERGVAKYTDCAYPCDNTCHHLVFRGDH; the protein is encoded by the exons ATGGCGGGCGGAAGCTCCGAACCGAAAGCATCAATGCGGTCACACAGTTCTCCCAATCTTTTTGTTCCTccccacctccctccctccctccatggTGCTGTAATTCCGTTACCTCACCCTCACGAGGCGGGAGATGCTTTACTTCCTCACACCTGTAACGCCGCACCAGGCCGCGGCACGCCGCGCTGCACGTTTCGGCTAGCGCTACGCTACAGAATCTCCATTGGCCATTGCCAGCCAGCTGCGCGCCGCGCTTTggccctgctctgctctgcttctgCGTATAAGTTCCTTCCTTGGCCGCTTCCGCGCTCGCCGTTCTTCTCCTCCCTTCGCCGtcacctcccctccctcccagaTCCATTCTTTCCCGTGCTCACGCCTCCCCCGCGGCGAGGCGGGACAGAGCAGAGCCGGGGAGGGCAAAGAACCATGGCTTCTCGTGTTGTCGCCGTGATTCTTGCCGTCCTTGTGggagcaagcgccgccgcccctggctcGGAGCCGTGGTGGAACGAGACGCAGGTGTACGGCACCGACGCCAACTCCGGCGGCAGCACCGGCGTCTTCGTTGGCCTTACACTCATCCAGTCGGCGGCCGCCAAGGGAGCCG TGTGCTTGGATGGAAGCTTACCGGGTTACCACCTGCACCGAGGATTTGGATCAGGAGCAAACAGTTGGCTTGTCAACCTGGAG GGTGGAGGCTGGTGCAATGATGTTAGCAGCTGTGTGCTCCGCAAGGGCAATCGCCGTGGGTCGTCAAATCATATGGAGAGGCAGCTCCAGTTTACTGGGATAATGAGTAACAGACCTGAAGAGAATCCTG ATTTCTACAACTGGAACAGAGTGAAGGTCCGGTACTGTGATGGTGGATCCTTCACTGGCGACGGTTCTAATTCG GCTGCAGGCCTTTATTTCCGAGGTCAGCGCATTTGGCAGGCTGCTATGGATGACCTGATGGCCCAAGGAATGCGTTATGCTAATCAG GCCCTTCTTGCTGGATGCTCTGCTGGTGGTGTTTCTACCATACTTCACTGTGATGAATTCCGTGGATTGTTTCCATCAAATACCAGAGTCAAATGCCTGGCCGATGCTGGAATGTTTCTTGACAC TGTTGATGTTTCTGGTCGTCGGGAAATGAGATCATTCTTCAATGGCATTGTGAGATTGCAG GGTTCTGGAAGAAGTTTGCCTAGGTCTTGCACCTCCCGCATGGACAAAACCTCG tgctttttCCCGCAGAACGTAGTGCCAAACATCCAGACCCCAACTTTCATTTTGAACACTGCCTATGATGTGTGGCAG CTTCAACAAAGCGTGGCCCCCAAAACCGCTGACCCCCAAGGTCTATGGTCAAAATGTAGGACGAACCATGCCTACTGTAATAGCAACCAACTTCAGTTTTTACAAG GTTTCAGGAACCAAATGCTTGATTCTGTAAGGGGTTTCTCTGCGTCAAGGCAAAATGGCATGTTCATCAACTCATGCTTTGCGCACTGTCAGAGCGAGAGGCAGGATACATGGTACGCAAACAACTCACCACGTCTCGGTAACAAG AGAATTGCTGAAGCTGTCGGTGACTGGTTCTTCGAGAGGGGTGTCGCCAAGTACACAGACTGCGCATACCCTTGCGATAACACTTGCCATCACCTCGTGTTCAGGGGAGACCATTAA